Within Vicia villosa cultivar HV-30 ecotype Madison, WI linkage group LG1, Vvil1.0, whole genome shotgun sequence, the genomic segment CAAATCTTCCAGTTTTCGGGTTTCAAGTTGATTGAATTCTTGAATAGCTACGATAACGTGATCAAAGTAAGAGGTTAACGTTCGCATTACCTATtcaactatcatcttatcagTTACGGTTTCACCACAACCCTTCATGAGATGGACGAGTTTCTGGACCTCCGACACATATTTTACAACTTTTTCGTCTTCTCCCATCGACAATAATTCTTATTGTCGATGCAAGGTCTGCACTTGACAACCTTAActttctcacctccttcataatacTTGACCAGAATATCCCATGCTAACTTCATCGTTTCAGCATGAGAGATTCTATCAAAGTTAGCAGCATCGACCATCGTCTAAATGCAATAATCGGCCTTGCAGTTTTTCTTCTTGACTTCATTGCGGACAGTTTTCTGTGCTTTGGTTTCATTTGCTACTGGCGCAGGAACACCATCAGTAACCACTTCTAGGGTATCATGGAAGCGAAACAAGAATTGCATATGTTTTTTCCATTGGATCCAATTTTTACCATCATCTTCATAACGGTTGATCCAATTGCCCTACAAACACGGTCTTTGACGTGAAGTTCTTGAAAACCCGATCAAGAATAATTACCAGGCTCTAATACTaatttgttagtgcgtgaggTATTTTTAGTGAGAGGAGATAAAGAGAGATAATATGGAAATAAGAATTTATATTCACTTGAATTGTAATAGTGTGCACAATACAAAATTTCATCTACAGACATACCTGAAATTTCAAGTTACTGGGAAATTTCTAGTATTCTGGAAATTTGATATTTTCGATTAAGTATGTATCGTCCCGTAAATTTTGGAAATTTCtggtattttttcaaatattttataatcgccccaaaatttttggaatttcaactaaatcaccccgAAAATTTTGTAATTTCCGATAAATCGCAACCGGAAATTTCGCAAACTCAAACAATTTCCGGTATACGCACAATGTTCCTACCGGAAATTTTGATTTTCACCCTACagtaatagtaaaaaaaaatttgacaaatataattttttaagagTAAATAGTATCTGggacatttttaaaataaaagaaattgggGGTGTTAAGTATAATACGTGGGGTGGCAAGTAAAATACTCTTCGTTGTCTTATCCTTTTCTTATATAAGTTTCCCCCAAGTGATCAACTTTCGCAAAAAAAAGACTACTAATTAAAGAGTAATTGTCCCAACAATGCTTGACAAACGCATTGAAGAGTTCAATTCGTGTCTTTAATCTGCGTAACCAACATCAAAGCAACAAAGATTGCATTGCCTAATCATGATTTTAAATTGCAATTGCGGGTATTGCAATTGCGGTCATTGCAGTTGTTGCGATGTGCATACTACTGTTGCGGTGTGAATTTTTATAGGGAGATGTTTCAAATAAAATGTTGAAATACACTTAATATTTACGGGACGATAACCGTGAATACGTAATTttaaaatcacaccgcaattgcgatCCGATACGATTGCGGATACAATGCATCCACAATATTACGGATGCAATTGTGGTTGCTGAGTCTAATTTAAAACCATGACCCTAATAGCAATTGGTAGAAAAAGGTACCATGTAGAATTCGTAACTTAATAACGACTGATTTATTGAATAATTCTTTGAGAAAGGCTGCCAAATCAGAGACAACACAAACAAACACACTTGCATAAAATTGAAATTACATAGGAAAAAGAAATTACAGACACAGTCTCCTCTAAGGGTTCGAGAACCTTGGAACTATCCTTATTAATAACAAGCAGTAACTTTCCCACAACTGATTAATCAAGTTTTAACAGATTTCTCGCTTAAGATGTTTattaaaccaatccaataagatcTGATGAGCCTTTTCTGCAGACTTCACAGCTTCCGGATCTGTAGTGTTATACCTCAAAGTCCAACCATGCGAGACATTAGGAAATATTTTCACAAAACTATCCACCTGCACAAACAAAAggatatatgaatgatatatcTTAAAGGCTATATATGTATAATTGTAGATAACTACAAAAAATAATGGAAGATTCCCTTACTTCAGGTTTTGCAGCCAACACTCGTTCAAATTGTTTTATGACTTTTGGAGGTGTGGTCGTGTCAAGCTCAGCTCCAAGTATAGCAATTGGAATATTAATACCTGAAAAAAAGACTAACAATTAACCGCTAGAATATGAACATaaatatgcaaattttgaaataattcaaacactgaaagTTCGTACCATTAATGTCGTCTACTGTGATAGATGATGGATGTGCTATCGTAACAACTTGACTGATGTTGGATCTACCAAGATCACACGCAGTCTTAGCtgatagaaaaaaaagaaaacatgttACACTATGCGAGTTTATAATATAAGTTAGTTGTATTGAAACTTATACAACCAATGTTACTCACCGCCCCAACAAAAACCAGCAGCTCCAATAGCAGTAATACCTTTTCTCTTTAAAGCTTCAATTAAGGGTTGTGAAGCTTTAAAACCTTTCTCCTGCAAATTGAAACAATCCATGATATTATAAGttgacataaataataacattATTCAAGGCAAATATCTTTATCATAATCCAAGATCATTGAAAAAGTACTTACCGGTGGATGTTCTTTCCTCCAAATAGGTAAGGGTTTGTCAAGATTCTTAGGATCATAGGGATGTCCGTTGAAGTAGTCAGGAACCACCACATAATACCCAGCTGCAGCAAACCTATCAGCAAGACTCCTTCACAAAATAACAGTCACATTTAGCATCACAAAGAGAGAGATTTCTCATAGAGCAAATCAAAAGAACAacatataattttgtatttagatcATTTCCATCATACCTTATAATAGGGGCTTGATATCCTACAAAAACAAATAAAGCACATGAGATAAATTGAAGTTATATTGTTAAAGTAGTAGGATGTG encodes:
- the LOC131632548 gene encoding endo-1,3;1,4-beta-D-glucanase-like, whose amino-acid sequence is MSGLACCSNPPILDPFSGVGHVENLGGLDVYLTGSLLSTIAIIFVSDIYGYQAPIIRSLADRFAAAGYYVVVPDYFNGHPYDPKNLDKPLPIWRKEHPPEKGFKASQPLIEALKRKGITAIGAAGFCWGAKTACDLGRSNISQVVTIAHPSSITVDDINGINIPIAILGAELDTTTPPKVIKQFERVLAAKPEVDSFVKIFPNVSHGWTLRYNTTDPEAVKSAEKAHQILLDWFNKHLKREIC